The window GTTCTGTGTCCCAGACCCCCACCCTATTCCCCATTTTTTTatcatcctgtggaactccttgccacaggacaCCACAGAACCAACTACTACAGCTAGATTGTAAAGAGGGCAGGTTAACATTAGGAGCACTAATGGCTGTCCCCACTGCTGCTGTTGAGGCACACAGGAGTATCCGATACTGGAAAGCCTTGAGAAAATCATAACAGAGTGTCAGAGCTAAAGGGGAAGCTCACGCAGCTGGAGGGTGCAGAGAGATTGCCAGCTGTGCCCATTTTCCCACATTCTCCATAGTAAAGGTGACCTGTCAAGGGGGAAAAACATTGGGCTTGGCCTTTTTTTGCTCCCTTCTGAGGGATAAAGCAGGCCTGGAAAGGACGGGTGGATTTGTTTTCAGTGGTATTTTACCCGTTTGCTTTAATTCATGTCTTGGCTACGCTGGAAGACTCGAGGACTAGTAAGATTGTGACACTGCAGGGACCAAGGAAGTGACACCTGGTTAACTGAGAAGGGAAGGGAATTTTACAGGGACTATTTAAAACTgctgttggggcagggactgtctttttgttctgtgtttgcacagcacctagcaccatggggtcctgggccagaatgggggctgctaggtgctaccacaatacaactgAATAATTACAATGTGTTCATTATCTGGTTTTGTTAAGACTGGGGAGAAAAGCTCTCTGTGTTAAGAATTCCACCATCCTGTCCCTTCAATTAAGGGCTGATAGCGCCCCTGCTCCACATTCCTGAGTCATCCAAAGAGTTCTCCAAGAGAAAAGGGAAGACAAGGCTTGATAGCTTTGATAGCCAAGGTACCaaggaagaagggaagaaaaaggttaaaaaccCCCTTCAAACTTTCTGTTCATATCCCCAAACTCAAtaagggcccggcccctccctcaGGGCAGACCCCTGCTGGGACAGATAGAAAGGAGAGCGGCACCATGCAGTCCACACGCCTTACCCGCTGAGCACGCCCAGCACCAGGTTGAGAACGAAGAAAGAGCCCTGCAGAATGAGGCTGACGAAATAGATCCAGGGCCACTCGTTCCCGATGGCGTCGTTCACCTGAGCAGGACAGAGGCAGATGAAGATCCAGGGGGAGAACCAAATCCACCTGGCTCAGGTAAGCCCATTACTggagtagctgagcacctcacagtctttacgcatggggaactgagacacagagcgactaagagacttgcccacggtcacaatgggagtctgtggcagagcagggaattgaacctgggtctcccgggTTTCAGACTTGTCCCTACTCATTGACCAGCCTTCCTCCCAggaacccagtggttagggcactagtttAAGGCTTTGAAGACCCAactccctactctgccacagactccttgtgtgaccttgagcaagtcacttagcctctgggtctcagctccccatctgtgcaatggagataatagcactgtcctgcCTGCCTCccggggggtgagtggggcagggggggttaATGACGGTGAAATGCTTTAAGATCTAAtggtgaaaagcactgtataagagctaggtggtggtATTATTAAAAGCCACCAGATACAATATCAGACACTGGCCCAGCAACCTGTGTCTCAAGCTGCCCTCAGCCCACACTCCTGGGAACAAAGGATGCCCAGAAGGGTAACACACCAAGCGCTTTCCAGAGGCAGAGGCGGGACTGGAACTCAGCTCTGCAATTCCCAGCCTGTCCCTGAGCCGTcacaccatccttcctcccctacCATTCTTCGTGGCTTGGAGGGCAAGTTTATGGTCGCTTATACCTGAGCTCCAGAGCTGAGGAGCCGTCCGAGGACTCGCTCCCACCAGGCTCCTGTCTTTTAAGGCAAGGGTGGGGTTCGTTTGAGAGTCTCAGCGGTACTTGGACAGGGACTCTCTTGGCTAGGCAGGGTTCAAACACTCTGCTCCACCTTCTCCCTGGGAGCTCATTGCTCAGTGGATACATCATCCAGTAGCTGCAGAGTCTGCGGGGCTCGCTGCCCCGGAAGGATCCCCACCATTTGGGAAGCCTGGCCAGCCCAACCCGCTTAGTACCATGTTCTTGTTCAAAGAGCGTGCCGGCGTCTCCTCCCTCGCAGCCAGCGGGCTCAGGCCTTCACCTACCCAGTAGAGGACTTCCGTCCAGCCCTCCATGGTGATGCACTGGTACACAGTCAGCATGGCGAAGCCAAAATTATCAAAATGGGGGATGCCGTTGTTGGGCCCtggccacccactcctgcactcaGTGCCGTTGAGGGTGCAGTGATACCCGTGGCCGGTGGTGGTGCACGGGGATGgcttctccatttcccctttgGCAATGATATCTGAGGGTGAAACCGAAGCACAGAAGTCAGGCTGAGCAGAGGAGAAGGACAACtacactcctgctgctgcttgtgccttagcccccagccccacccagaggagGGCTCTGGCGCAGTGCAATATACCTCCTAGCCacaccatatagccatataatgcccccagccatgccatatagccatataacgcccccagccatgccataaccttcccagccatgccatatagccatataacgcccccagccatgccatacacctcccagccataccatatagccatataactcccccagccatgccataaccctcccagccacaccatatagccatataactcccccagccatgccataaccctcccagccacaccatatagccatataatgCCCCCAGATATGCCATATACCTCTCCATCATGCCATATAGCCTTATAatgcccccagccatgccatacacctcccagccatgccatacacctccccGCCATGCCATGTAGTCATATAACGCCACCAGATATGGCATACACCTCCCAGCCACGTCATATGgttatatggctatatggtgtggctgggagggttaTGGCATGGCCCCCCCGGCTGGTGGGAGGGTCGCCCACGTTCCAGACCTGTCCCGATGTAGTAGCAAGTCTTGTGCAACTTTCCCTTGAACAGCTCCTGCCCGACGATGGCGTAGATGATGATCATGAAGAGGACCAGTAGGGCGATGTGGAGCAGGGGCACCATGGCCTTGATGATGGAGTTCAGGACCACCTGCAGGActgcagctgagagagagagagagagaagggtaacAGGTCACACTCACCTCCCCTCCTAACTGGCAGCACGGCGTCTCACAGACACATTGAACCGCTTCGCCACCGCAGCACATGacagggaagagagggagggacctgggcccAGCTCTCACTGGTGtcaaccactaggccatccttcctccccagcatGTGTCCCTATAtgtcccaggagggggggggtgtGAGAAGGAAAGCCCTGGTGACTGAAATCTCTCAATCCcattacaggcagcagcagctccaggccccCTCACACTGCCCCAGAGGGATCGGGGAAGGCTGAGTCCCTGCAGTTCATCTCCTTGGGAgattgttagccaaatgggctcgtttccccctggagctgcccaattaccccaaggaggcacgggagtctagaagacggcttcaagttctttattgatcagtcagctgagcgggtgtccccctcgactcatgccagagggaggaacacaccttacaagcacaactgggcttcttttatacagagagacaaacaacttagcgtgttcaaattctgctaacctatgcattgtttaaattcagttctagtagtaatcaggatacatcCGTTTAGCTTTccgtccttcacattcctttcccagggtccgtccaacccctccccttttccatatattttctatacatcctgtatacgtgcagcttcatgcatgggaaacgacagtgagaactgagataagcatgtttactggaataacaagcagaagccgagataaacatgtttttcGGTTTTTGGGCCTAACAAGATGGTCTCACGATGGGGGCATCTGGCTCCTAGACACTGGGGTGACCCCCACCAGCTCCTTTCACAACAGACTATGGTGGGATTGACGCATGCTGGGTCTTGGTGGGTTATATCTCCGCGAGGGGCACTAGCACTGGGactatctagatcaggggtggccaacctgtggctccggagccacatgcggctcttcagaagttaacatgcggctccttgtataggcaccgactccggggctggagctaccagcaccaactttccaatgtgccggggggtgctcactgctcaacccctggctctgccataggccctgcccccacttcaccccttcctgccccctcccctgagcctgccgtgccctcgctcttcccccttccccctagacagggccagctgcaggcaccagcttgtcaattGATGCAAGAAGCTACAGCCCCCTTGCGAAGTTTGGTCCTGCTGGAAGCCGGCAGAGCCAGCACTGGCTccattccctcctcccatcctgtgAAAAACATGGACAGGGCAGGACCTCTGCTCTTTTCTCCTCCAGCACCTGGCCTGGAAAGGGACAGAGGGAGCCATCCCTAACCCCCCAGCCTGGGAAAGGGGAGATGAGAGGGGACCCCACTACAACCCCCAGGCCTGGGAAAGGGGGGCGAGGAAACCTagggggagcagaggtgaggctccGGGGGCTGGATTGAGGGGTTGGGGACTGATGGGGGGCCTGAActgatggggggatggggaggctgcGAAAGAGaagtctatttaaaataaaaaattatttatttatagttatttggacaattattaattaaaaaccaAATTATTCATTGTAATTACTGGATCATGTACATACGTATGTAGTTATCAAAATTATACAACAACAGAAGACGGTTTAATTTATTGCTGAAATGCTTTGAATGTGActgaattgattatttttttttaaaaatcatattcagGGATTATGACTGTAACTACTGCACTGAGCTAAGAAAAGCTCTGAAAGGGGCTTGCTGTTGTAAAGATCTTCTTACGTGTCAAGATCTTTACAGCTCACCTCATTATTCAAAAATCATTGGAAAACGTGCTGCACAGAGAGAATGCTTTGTGTTTCTCAGCTGTTCATTGC is drawn from Chrysemys picta bellii isolate R12L10 unplaced genomic scaffold, ASM1138683v2 scaf1468, whole genome shotgun sequence and contains these coding sequences:
- the LOC135979966 gene encoding voltage-dependent L-type calcium channel subunit alpha-1S-like; its protein translation is MVPLLHIALLVLFMIIIYAIVGQELFKGKLHKTCYYIGTDIIAKGEMEKPSPCTTTGHGYHCTLNGTECRSGWPGPNNGIPHFDNFGFAMLTVYQCITMEGWTEVLYWVNDAIGNEWPWIYFVSLILQGSFFVLNLVLGVLSGYWTSLSNLVASLLNSVRSIASLLLLRFLFIIIIIFSLLGMQLFGGKFDFEDMELRRSTFHNFPQALISVFQILTGEDWNSIMYNGIMAYKGPSFPGVLVCIYFIILFVCGNYICSMSSWPSLWTIWPRPRA